A stretch of DNA from Bacteroidota bacterium:
TAGTAATCCAATTACTGTCCAGGTTTTAGGAATTTGTTCTGCCCTTGCAATTACTGTACAGGTAAAACAAGCCCTGGTAATGGCTGTATCTGTTCTTGTTGTACTTATTTGTGCAAACGTTATTATCTCTGTAATGAGAAATATTATTCCTGATAGGGTTCGTATTATTGTTCAACTTGTTGTTGTGGCATCCCTTGTTATATTGGTAGATCAGGTATTAAAGGCTTTTGTTTATGATGTAAGTAAAGCGCTTTCTGTTTTTGTTGGGTTGATAATCACTAACTGTATTATTATGGGAAGATTAGAAGCATTTGCTCTTGCTAACAAACCCTGGCCCTCATTATTAGATGGAATAGGAAATGGCGTAGGTTATGGAGCAATATTAATTATTGTTGCTTTTTTCAGAGAGTTATTAGGTTCAGGTGATATTTTTGGTTATCAAATTATACCCTCTTCATTTTATGAAGCAGGTTACTTCAATAATGGATTTATGATTCTGCCGCCTATGGCTCTTATAACTGTTGGTATTATAATTTGGGTGCAAAGGAGTAAAAACACTAAACTGATTGAGTCTCATTAATTCGTAATTATTTTTTTTATGGAACATATAAATATTTTCGTCAAGTCCATTTTTATTGACAATATGATCTTCGCATACTTCTTGGGTATGTGTTCTTATCTCGCTGTTTCAAAAACTGTTAAAACAGGTGTAGGCCTTGGTGTTGCTGTGATTTTTGTTCTAGGTGTTACCGTTCCGGTTAATTACCTGCTTGAAAATTATATACTTCGTGAAGGAGCTCTTGCCTGGATGGGTCCTGAGTTTGCCGCTATTGATTTGAGTTTTTTGAGTTTTATTATGTTTATTGCAGTAATTGCCTCAATAGTACAGCTTGTTGAGATGGCAGTAGAGAAATTTGCACCTGCTCTTTATGGTGCACTTGGAATCTTTCTTCCCCTTATTGCTGTAAATTGTTCGATTTTAGGTGGAGCATTATTTATGCAGGAAAGAGATTATGCAGGCCTTTCACAGGCTACTGTTTTTGGATTGGGCTCTGGAGTTGGTTGGTTTTTGGCTATTGTAGCTATTGCTGCAATTAGAGAAAAAATACGTTATTCCAATGTGCCTCCTGCTTTAAGGGGATTGGGCATTACCTTTATCATTACAGGTTTGATGGGTATTGCATTTATGAGTTTTATGGGTATTGAATTATAATAATAAATTGCTATGATGATTTTAGCTGTTGAAACAATAACATTGATTGCCAGTGTTTCGGTATTTTTAATATTCGTATTACTATTGGTCTCTGTAATCCTTTTTGCAAAGTCTAAACTTTCGCCTTCAGGGCCAGTACGACTTACAATAAATGGACAGGAACCCATAGTTGTGGATGGAGGATCAACCATATTGACCACTTTGGGAAATCATAAAATTTTTCTTCCATCAGCCTGTGGTGGCGGTGGTACTTGTGCTATGTGTAAATGCCAGGTTTTAGAAGGTGGAGGAGAAATTCTCCCTACAGAGGAGCCTTATTTCTCACGAAAAGAAATAGCAAACAACTGGAGACTTGGTTGCCAGGTAAAGGTAAAGCAAGACATGATAATTAAAATTCCAGAGGAAATATTTGGGATAAAAAAGTGGGAATGCGAAGTTGTTTCCAATGATAACGTTGCAACGTATATAAAAGAATTTGTTGTTAAATTACCTGAAGGAGAATTCCTTGAATTTGAATCTGGTGGTTACATTCAGCTTGATGTTCCAGCTTTGGTTGTTGATTTCAAAACAGAGTTATATAATATTCCGGATAAATTCCGTGACGATTACGATAAATTCAATATTTGGGGGCTTACCATGAAAAATCCTGAACCTATTTTTAGGGCTTATTCAATGGCAAACCACCCTGCTGAAGGAAATATTGTAATGCTTAATATTAGACTTGCTACTCCTCCCTGGGATAGAAAAGCAAATAAATTTATGGACGTAAATCCTGGTATTTGTTCTTCTTATGTTTTCTCCAGAAAACCTGGTGACAAAGTTGTGGTTTCTGGTCCTTATGGTGAATTCCATATCAAGCATACTAAAAAGGAGATGATATATATTGGAGGTGGTGCAGGTATGGCTCCTTTAAGATCTCATTTGTTTCATCTTTTCCATACAGAAAAATGTACCGACAGAAAAATTTCATACTGGTATGGTGGTCGGTCATTGAGAGAGGTTTTTTATACTGAACATTTTAGGTCAATTGAAAAAGATTTTTCAAATTTCACTTATAACATTGCACTTTCAGAACCACTACCTGAAGATAATTGGACAGGGTATGTTGGATTTATTCATATGGTTCTTTTGGAAAATTACCTTAAAGAGCATCCTGAACCTGAAGAAATTGAATATTATCTTTGTGGTCCTCCAATGATGAACGCGGCTGTTTTTAAAATGCTGGATGATCTTGGTGTTCCCCCTGAAAATATCGCATTTGATGATTTTGGTGGTTAACAGAATACTCCAAGAGTAATTAACTTGTTTTTTTCATACTAAATCCTGAATTCTTGTAGTTAGAATTCAGGATTTAGCTTTTTATTTATCCGCTATTATATAAAAATGATATCAATTGTAAATTATTCAAATTCAATATTTAGATCCATAGGTTTTCTCATCCTGCTTGTTGGCTTCTTATTTAATTCATGTAATAATGCCGCTGAGAGTAAAAAAATCATTCAGGGCCATGCACAAGGCACTACGTATAGCATTTCTTATTATTCTAAAGATAAAGTGATTTTAAAGGCTGAAATTGATTCTTTGCTTGACAACTTTGATCTTTCCCTTTCAACATATGTACCCCATTCTATTGTATCTCGGATAAATAACAACGATTCCACAGTAATTGTTGATAATTACTTTACAATTGTTTTTGAAAAATCTATGGAGTTGGCAGAACTTAGTCACGGTTATTTTGATGTAACTATAGCTCCTGTTGTAAATGCCTGGGGCTTTGGATTTAATTCTAAGTCAGAGGTGGATAGTTCAACAATAGCTCAACTCCTTAATATTGTTGGTTATAAGAAGGTGAAACTTGAAGATAAGCATGTAATTAAAGAGAATATAAATACAATGTTGGATTTTAATGCCATAGCCCAGGGATATTCTGTAGATGTGCTTGCCCAATATTTTCAACTAAAAGGCATTAAAGATTTTTTAATTGAAATAGGAGGTGAAACAAGAGCTTCTGGTTATAAACCGAATACCGAATCCTGGAAAGTTGGAATTGACAAACCCTTAGAAAATCCAGAACAAAGGCAATTAACTGCTCGTGTAAAGCTCAATGATAAAGCTTTGGCTACATCAGGAAATTACCGTAAATTTTATGAAGAAAATGGAAATAAGTTTTCACATACAATTAACCCTCATACGGGGTTTCCGGCCAGGAATAACCTCTTAAGTGCAACAGTTATTGCTGCTGATTGTATGAGTGCAGATGCATTCGCCACTCTTTTTATGGTAATTGGGATGGAAAGAAGTCTCGAGTTTATTAAAAACCATGAGGAATTATACCTTGAAGTATACTTTATATATGATGACAATGGTAAGATGAAAAGTTATTTTTCAGAAGGACTTTTGGAATCCCTTGAGGAATTTAATTGATCAGGGGCTTTACATTGTTCCTCTGGCCTTGCTCCACATATTCCACAACTGGCACCCTCTTTTTGAACCAATGGATTATTGCTGCTGCATGTTCCTGCAAATTTCCCATCTTTTTTCACCAGGATTTTTATTGCTATACCTGCAAATGCAAGTGCCAAAAGGGCTATGGCTATTAGGATTAATTGCATAATTATTGTTAAAAAAAGGAATTTATAAACTTGTTAAAAGCTCTATGTTATTGTATAATATTTAAACGTAAATGTAGGCATTAGTAATGCTTACTCCATTTATTATTTACCAAAGAAGCTCAATAAAAGGAAATTAATTGAGGTTTTTAAGTGTTCCCTTTCCAGTTATATTCAACTTTGTAATGTCTGGTTTTCCTAGGTAATAAACATCTCCTGAACCGATTATATTTACACCCAATTCTTTTTCCACATTAACATAAATATTACCAGTTGTATTACTATGCAAATAGGTATAACCTGTAACTAAGTTTTCGCACTGCATAAAGCAGTTTCCTGTACTGTATATCTCACTAACTGCCGCTTTTCCAGATAAATTAATTCCTCCAGAACCATATATTTGGGTATATAAATATCCTGCATCGATTTCAAGATTAATATCTCCAATTCCTGAATTAACCATTCTTACTCTTTCTAATACCAAGGTGTTTAAACTGAAAATATCCCCAGAGCCGGCTAAATTTAAATGCTTTAAATCAGAAATAGAAACAATTACATTTACAGGAGGTTTATAGCTTCTCATGAAATTACACCTGTTGTTGTTGCGAATAATCAGTTTGTTGTTTTCAATTGACGTTTCAACAAGTGGGACAAGGTTTTTACCTGCTTCAACAACAATCGAGCTTACTGAATCATATTTAAGGTAAAGTGTAATATTGTTGTGGACTAAAATAGAATCAAAATCATTTACAGCTCTATGTTCTGTAATAATTTCTCCGGTACTTTTAACACAGTCATTCATGTTCTCCTTTTTGCAGGAAAAAAGAATTAAACTAAATGAGAAAAGAATATAATAAAAAGTTTTCATCGTTTTAAGGTATAACCTATTCCGTATTCAAAGTGGTCTGCAATTCCAAAATGAGTTTTAAGTGTAATATTGGCAATTAATCGATTATTAAATTTATACTTAAAACCCAGTCGGTGGTAAATTATACCTGAACGTACATCCACGTTATTCAAGTATAATCCTTGATTAATAAATAGTGATAACTTGTTAATGTTTAAGGTATAAGATAAATTAATGCCTGGTTGAAGAATAGCTGATTTCTTTTGAATAAAAATACTATCATATACGAGTTTGTCAAATAGCGAAGTGTTGTAAACCAAATCAAAACCTGTTCCCAGTGCAGATTTTCTACTTATGGCCTTGTCGAAAAGAATACGCATTGAATAAACTGAATATTTTTCGCCCTCCGCTTCAAGTGCTTTTATGCCCATTGTCCCGATTACTGAAATGTCCAAAGTCTTACTGTGTGGCAACAAGGGGCTTTTGACAGCTGTTTTTTTATCATCACCAATAAGCATTGATAATCCTGTGTTAAGAGTGACTATGTTAACCCCCAGATTGGGCATTTTATAGGCTCCATTAGAAAAATGAGTAAAGGCAAGGCCATTTTCTATGCTTATTTTCCTTGTTAATCGGATCCTGTTAAGTAATACAAAATTTACAGCCCCATTTAAATGGGAACTTACAGCTAAGTTTTTATGGTTTGTTAATACATCGAATGTAGTGGGAAAATAACCTAGTCCTGCCCCAATTCTAAGCCACATGGTACAGGCTTCGCTTTTGTTTAATTTAAAGTTAAGGTTAGGAATAATAGAATATACATTGCCTAATTGCTTTTTATTGGCAAGGTTTGCATACACGAATGCAATTCCCATTTCAGGAAAATTGTATAGTTGTTGCCATGGTTTTTCTCCAAATGTTGCTTTGCTTAAAGAGAACTCCAACATATAAGGATGGCCCTTTACCAAATGGCTCATGTTTTCCCTGTGAACCATAATAAAACCATAATGGCCTCTGAAATCAGCACGAAATACCGAACTGTTTTCCTGGGCAATTATGTTTTGAGACATAATTATTAGTGAAAAGAATAAAAGAGTAGTAAACCTTTGTATCATTTGTTTGGCAGACTTTTTAGCAAAATTATTAAAAAAGACAATATATAGCCCAACTTATCAGGCTATTACCGGAATAAAAATCTAATTTTGAAAAAAAATCATTTTTGAGCGCTTATTCAGAAAAAACTACGAAAAACATTAACCACCAAAGAACACTTTTAATTGTTCTTTCTGGATGGTTCTTGTTAAACCTTTTACAGGCCTATTTCACTGGCCTTATCCATGATGAGGCATATTACTGGGTGTATACAAAGCATTTGAATTGGGGTTATTTTGACCACCCACCGGGGGTTGCCTTATTCATTAAGGCCGGATACGCCTTATTGGGAGGTGAATTAGGCTTAAGATTAATGGTTGTAATTTCCAATACACTGGCCATTTGGATTATGTGGGAGCTGATTAAAAATTACACGAACAATATTAAATTATTCTTTCTTGTTGTTTTCTCAATTATTCTTGTTCATGTTGGAGGTTTTATTGCTGTTCCGGATACTGCTTTAATATTTTTCACAGCCGTGTTTTTTTATTTCTATCGTAAATATTTAAATGAAGATAATTTAAAATACACACTGATTTTAGCTGTAATAGTTGCTTGTATGCTTTACAGCAAATACCATGGAATTTTGGTTGTTTTTTTTACCCTTATTTCAAATCTTCAGCTTTTAAAAAGGAAAAGTTTCTGGGCAATTTCAATACTTGCCTTACTCTTGTTTTTTCCACATATTTATTGGCAATATCTAAATGGATTCCCTTCCTTAAAATATCATTTAGCGGGAAGATCCAAAGAAGCATATAACATTGAATTCACTCTTGCCTACCTTGGCGGACAACTATTAATTGCAGGGCCTTTGGCTGGAGTGTTTCTTTTTTATGCCTGTTGGAAGCAAAAGCCGGAAGATTTACTATTAAAAGGCCTTAAATATACATTCTGGGGAATTGTGTTGTTTTTTTTATTTTCAAGTTTTAAAGGTAGAGTAGAAGCAAACTGGACAGCAGCGGCTTTTATTCCCATGATTGTTCTTTCCACTGTTTACGCCTCAGAGAATTCAAGGTTAAGGAATATTTTAAAAAAAATAGCTATTCCGGGAATTTTACTGATTTTTCTGTTTAGGATTTCTTTTGCTTTTAATTTTGTTCCTGATTTGTTTTTCATTCAAACAGAAGTTCATCACTGGGATACTTGGGCCAGACAAATTAAGAAAAAAGCCAAAGGAGCACCTGTTGTTTTTATGAATTCTTACCAAAAAGCTTCTAAATATAGTTTTTATACTGGTGATGAATCCTATTCATTGAATAATGTATACTACAGAAAAAATCAATATAATTTATGGAATGAAAAGGAAAGGTATTTTCAAGGAAAAAAGGTAATGTTCCTGCCAAGTTACCCCACTTCATATTCAAAAGAATTGGAAACAGTTTTGGGTACATATTATTATACTTTTATTGATAATTACCATTCCTTCGATTATATACATTGTGAGGTTGAAGAAAAGAAAATTCAAATGAATGCAGGAGATACTGTTATTTTAAAAGTAAGAATTACTAACACATCTGATTTCGTTGCTGATTTTAAGCCCCAGGATGATTTTTATGTTTTTTTAAGCCATACTATTGAACAAGGAAATAAAGTGTTGTACACCCAAACAGGTGATGTATTAAAGGAAAACCAACTCAAACCAGGAGATAGCTTTTATCAGCAAATTATATTCATAGCCCCTTTAGAAGTGGGTAAATATGATTTGATGATTTCCTTAAATTATCAAAATATTCTACCTACGCTAAATGGTGATTATATTAAATTAGAAGTGAAATAAAGACATCTTTAAACAATAAACAGAAAGTAAAAAATTGCTTTTAATGATTACAAAAGACATGAAAGAAAAACTGGAAGCATTCGCAAGATTGCTCAATATAATGGATGAATTAAGGGAAAAATGCCCTTGGGATAAAAAGCAAACAATGGAAAGCCTGCGCCATTTAACTATTGAGGAAACTTATGAACTGGCTGATGCGATTTTGAAAAATGAAAAACAAGAGGTTAAAAAAGAACTTGGCGATATTTTGCTTCATATAGTTTTTTATGCACGCATAGCTTCAGAAACAAAGGAATTTGATATTGCTGATGTAATAAACTCTTTGTGTGAAAAACTAATAGTAAGGCATCCACATATTTATGGTAATGTTGAAGCATTAACAGAGGAACAGGTAAAGGAAAACTGG
This window harbors:
- a CDS encoding membrane or secreted protein, whose product is MQLILIAIALLALAFAGIAIKILVKKDGKFAGTCSSNNPLVQKEGASCGICGARPEEQCKAPDQLNSSRDSKSPSEK
- a CDS encoding glycosyltransferase family 39 protein, translating into MSAYSEKTTKNINHQRTLLIVLSGWFLLNLLQAYFTGLIHDEAYYWVYTKHLNWGYFDHPPGVALFIKAGYALLGGELGLRLMVVISNTLAIWIMWELIKNYTNNIKLFFLVVFSIILVHVGGFIAVPDTALIFFTAVFFYFYRKYLNEDNLKYTLILAVIVACMLYSKYHGILVVFFTLISNLQLLKRKSFWAISILALLLFFPHIYWQYLNGFPSLKYHLAGRSKEAYNIEFTLAYLGGQLLIAGPLAGVFLFYACWKQKPEDLLLKGLKYTFWGIVLFFLFSSFKGRVEANWTAAAFIPMIVLSTVYASENSRLRNILKKIAIPGILLIFLFRISFAFNFVPDLFFIQTEVHHWDTWARQIKKKAKGAPVVFMNSYQKASKYSFYTGDESYSLNNVYYRKNQYNLWNEKERYFQGKKVMFLPSYPTSYSKELETVLGTYYYTFIDNYHSFDYIHCEVEEKKIQMNAGDTVILKVRITNTSDFVADFKPQDDFYVFLSHTIEQGNKVLYTQTGDVLKENQLKPGDSFYQQIIFIAPLEVGKYDLMISLNYQNILPTLNGDYIKLEVK
- the nqrE gene encoding NADH:ubiquinone reductase (Na(+)-transporting) subunit E; protein product: MEHINIFVKSIFIDNMIFAYFLGMCSYLAVSKTVKTGVGLGVAVIFVLGVTVPVNYLLENYILREGALAWMGPEFAAIDLSFLSFIMFIAVIASIVQLVEMAVEKFAPALYGALGIFLPLIAVNCSILGGALFMQERDYAGLSQATVFGLGSGVGWFLAIVAIAAIREKIRYSNVPPALRGLGITFIITGLMGIAFMSFMGIEL
- a CDS encoding NADH:ubiquinone reductase (Na(+)-transporting) subunit D, translating into MSTETTTVVKVEKKSEPLFSPKNKKLMSDPLNDSNPITVQVLGICSALAITVQVKQALVMAVSVLVVLICANVIISVMRNIIPDRVRIIVQLVVVASLVILVDQVLKAFVYDVSKALSVFVGLIITNCIIMGRLEAFALANKPWPSLLDGIGNGVGYGAILIIVAFFRELLGSGDIFGYQIIPSSFYEAGYFNNGFMILPPMALITVGIIIWVQRSKNTKLIESH
- a CDS encoding DUF2807 domain-containing protein, with protein sequence MKTFYYILFSFSLILFSCKKENMNDCVKSTGEIITEHRAVNDFDSILVHNNITLYLKYDSVSSIVVEAGKNLVPLVETSIENNKLIIRNNNRCNFMRSYKPPVNVIVSISDLKHLNLAGSGDIFSLNTLVLERVRMVNSGIGDINLEIDAGYLYTQIYGSGGINLSGKAAVSEIYSTGNCFMQCENLVTGYTYLHSNTTGNIYVNVEKELGVNIIGSGDVYYLGKPDITKLNITGKGTLKNLN
- a CDS encoding FAD:protein FMN transferase; amino-acid sequence: MISIVNYSNSIFRSIGFLILLVGFLFNSCNNAAESKKIIQGHAQGTTYSISYYSKDKVILKAEIDSLLDNFDLSLSTYVPHSIVSRINNNDSTVIVDNYFTIVFEKSMELAELSHGYFDVTIAPVVNAWGFGFNSKSEVDSSTIAQLLNIVGYKKVKLEDKHVIKENINTMLDFNAIAQGYSVDVLAQYFQLKGIKDFLIEIGGETRASGYKPNTESWKVGIDKPLENPEQRQLTARVKLNDKALATSGNYRKFYEENGNKFSHTINPHTGFPARNNLLSATVIAADCMSADAFATLFMVIGMERSLEFIKNHEELYLEVYFIYDDNGKMKSYFSEGLLESLEEFN
- a CDS encoding NADH:ubiquinone reductase (Na(+)-transporting) subunit F — its product is MILAVETITLIASVSVFLIFVLLLVSVILFAKSKLSPSGPVRLTINGQEPIVVDGGSTILTTLGNHKIFLPSACGGGGTCAMCKCQVLEGGGEILPTEEPYFSRKEIANNWRLGCQVKVKQDMIIKIPEEIFGIKKWECEVVSNDNVATYIKEFVVKLPEGEFLEFESGGYIQLDVPALVVDFKTELYNIPDKFRDDYDKFNIWGLTMKNPEPIFRAYSMANHPAEGNIVMLNIRLATPPWDRKANKFMDVNPGICSSYVFSRKPGDKVVVSGPYGEFHIKHTKKEMIYIGGGAGMAPLRSHLFHLFHTEKCTDRKISYWYGGRSLREVFYTEHFRSIEKDFSNFTYNIALSEPLPEDNWTGYVGFIHMVLLENYLKEHPEPEEIEYYLCGPPMMNAAVFKMLDDLGVPPENIAFDDFGG
- a CDS encoding acyloxyacyl hydrolase, encoding MIQRFTTLLFFSLIIMSQNIIAQENSSVFRADFRGHYGFIMVHRENMSHLVKGHPYMLEFSLSKATFGEKPWQQLYNFPEMGIAFVYANLANKKQLGNVYSIIPNLNFKLNKSEACTMWLRIGAGLGYFPTTFDVLTNHKNLAVSSHLNGAVNFVLLNRIRLTRKISIENGLAFTHFSNGAYKMPNLGVNIVTLNTGLSMLIGDDKKTAVKSPLLPHSKTLDISVIGTMGIKALEAEGEKYSVYSMRILFDKAISRKSALGTGFDLVYNTSLFDKLVYDSIFIQKKSAILQPGINLSYTLNINKLSLFINQGLYLNNVDVRSGIIYHRLGFKYKFNNRLIANITLKTHFGIADHFEYGIGYTLKR